In the Gorilla gorilla gorilla isolate KB3781 chromosome 10, NHGRI_mGorGor1-v2.1_pri, whole genome shotgun sequence genome, one interval contains:
- the CLEC4C gene encoding C-type lectin domain family 4 member C isoform X3, which produces MVPEEKPQDREKGLWWFQLKVWSMAVVSILLLSVCFTVSSVDWSCCPTPWTSFQSSCYFISTGMQSWTKSQKNCSVMGADLVVINTREEQDFIIQNLKRNSSYFLGLSDPGGRRHWQWVDQTPYNENVTFWHSGEPNNLDERCAIINFRSSEEWGWNDIHCHVPQKSICKMKKIYI; this is translated from the exons ATGGTGCCTGAAGAAAAGCCTCAAGACCGAG AGAAAGGACTCTGGTGGTTCCAGTTAAAGGTCTGGTCCATGGCAGTCGTATCCATCTTGCTCCTCAGTGTCTGTTTCACTGTGAGTTCTGTGG ATTGGAGCTGCTGCCCAACCCCTTGGACTTCATTTCAGTCTAGTTGCTACTTTATTTCTACTGGGATGCAATCTTGGACTAAGAGTCAAAAGAACTGTTCTGTGATGGGGGCTGATCTGGTGGTGATCAACACCAGGGAAGAACAG GATTTCATCATTCAGAATCTGAAAAGAAATTCTTCTTATTTTCTGGGGCTGTCAGATCCAGGGGGTCGGCGACATTGGCAATGGGTTGACCAGACACCATACAATGAAAATGTCAC ATTCTGGCACTCAGGTGAACCCAATAACCTTGATGAGCGTTGTGCGATAATAAATTTCCGTTCTTCAGAAGAATGGGGCTGGAATGACATTCACTGTCATGTACCTCAGAAGTCAATTTGCAAGATGAAGAAGATctacatataa
- the CLEC4C gene encoding C-type lectin domain family 4 member C isoform X1: MVPEEKPQDREKGLWWFQLKVWSMAVVSILLLSVCFTVSSVVPHNFMYSKTVKRLSKLREYQQYHPSLTCVMEGKDIEDWSCCPTPWTSFQSSCYFISTGMQSWTKSQKNCSVMGADLVVINTREEQDFIIQNLKRNSSYFLGLSDPGGRRHWQWVDQTPYNENVTFWHSGEPNNLDERCAIINFRSSEEWGWNDIHCHVPQKSICKMKKIYI; the protein is encoded by the exons ATGGTGCCTGAAGAAAAGCCTCAAGACCGAG AGAAAGGACTCTGGTGGTTCCAGTTAAAGGTCTGGTCCATGGCAGTCGTATCCATCTTGCTCCTCAGTGTCTGTTTCACTGTGAGTTCTGTGG TGCCTCACAATTTTATGTATAGCAAAACTGTCAAGAGGCTGTCCAAGTTACGAGAGTATCAACAGTATCATCCAAGCCTGACCTGCGTCATGGAAGGAAAGGACATAGAAG ATTGGAGCTGCTGCCCAACCCCTTGGACTTCATTTCAGTCTAGTTGCTACTTTATTTCTACTGGGATGCAATCTTGGACTAAGAGTCAAAAGAACTGTTCTGTGATGGGGGCTGATCTGGTGGTGATCAACACCAGGGAAGAACAG GATTTCATCATTCAGAATCTGAAAAGAAATTCTTCTTATTTTCTGGGGCTGTCAGATCCAGGGGGTCGGCGACATTGGCAATGGGTTGACCAGACACCATACAATGAAAATGTCAC ATTCTGGCACTCAGGTGAACCCAATAACCTTGATGAGCGTTGTGCGATAATAAATTTCCGTTCTTCAGAAGAATGGGGCTGGAATGACATTCACTGTCATGTACCTCAGAAGTCAATTTGCAAGATGAAGAAGATctacatataa
- the DPPA3 gene encoding developmental pluripotency-associated protein 3: protein MDPSQFNPTYIPGSPQMLTEENSRDDSGASQISSETLIKNLSNLTINASSESVSPLSEALLRRESVGAAVLREIEDEWLYSRRGVRTLLSVQREKMARLRYMLLGGVRTHERRPTNKEPKGVKKESRPFKCPCSFCVSNGWDPSENARIGNQDTKPLQP from the exons ATGGACCCATCACAGTTTAATCCAACCTACATCCCAGGGTCTCCACAAATGCTCACCGAAGAAAATTCCCGGGACGATTCAG GGGCCTCTCAAATCTCCTCCGAGACATTGATAAAGAACCTTAGTAACTTGACTATCAACGCTAGTAGCGAATCTGTTTCCCCTCTATCGGAAGCTTTACTCCGTCGAGAGTCTGTAGGAGCAGCAGTCCTCAGGGAAATCGAAGATGAGTGGCTTTACAGCAGGAGAGGAGTAAGAACATTGCTGTCTGtgcagagagaaaagatggcaagATTGAGATACATGTTACTTGGCGGAGTTCGTACG cATGAAAGAAGACCAACAAACAAGGAGCCTAAGGGAGTTAAg aaggaATCAAGACCATTCAAATGTCCCTGCAGTTTCTGCGTGTCTAATGGATGGGATCCTTCTGAGAATGCTAGAATAGGGAATCAAGACACCAAGCCACTTCAGCCATAA
- the CLEC4C gene encoding C-type lectin domain family 4 member C isoform X2: protein MVPEEKPQDRVPHNFMYSKTVKRLSKLREYQQYHPSLTCVMEGKDIEDWSCCPTPWTSFQSSCYFISTGMQSWTKSQKNCSVMGADLVVINTREEQDFIIQNLKRNSSYFLGLSDPGGRRHWQWVDQTPYNENVTFWHSGEPNNLDERCAIINFRSSEEWGWNDIHCHVPQKSICKMKKIYI from the exons ATGGTGCCTGAAGAAAAGCCTCAAGACCGAG TGCCTCACAATTTTATGTATAGCAAAACTGTCAAGAGGCTGTCCAAGTTACGAGAGTATCAACAGTATCATCCAAGCCTGACCTGCGTCATGGAAGGAAAGGACATAGAAG ATTGGAGCTGCTGCCCAACCCCTTGGACTTCATTTCAGTCTAGTTGCTACTTTATTTCTACTGGGATGCAATCTTGGACTAAGAGTCAAAAGAACTGTTCTGTGATGGGGGCTGATCTGGTGGTGATCAACACCAGGGAAGAACAG GATTTCATCATTCAGAATCTGAAAAGAAATTCTTCTTATTTTCTGGGGCTGTCAGATCCAGGGGGTCGGCGACATTGGCAATGGGTTGACCAGACACCATACAATGAAAATGTCAC ATTCTGGCACTCAGGTGAACCCAATAACCTTGATGAGCGTTGTGCGATAATAAATTTCCGTTCTTCAGAAGAATGGGGCTGGAATGACATTCACTGTCATGTACCTCAGAAGTCAATTTGCAAGATGAAGAAGATctacatataa